A genomic region of Nostoc sp. UHCC 0702 contains the following coding sequences:
- a CDS encoding AAA family ATPase, giving the protein MKIKVKNLGALKQAEFTVGDLTIICGCNNTGKTYATYALFGFLSTWRDRFSIEINADKIDLLLADGVVLLDIQEYVEQTEQIVAQGCQAYTRELPKIFAAPAERFKETEFQVNLDIQNISLASRFNREIASGEASLFSITKSKESTELVVTLLVEKEKVKIPTNILKRIIGEALKDIIFAQFLPNPFIASSERTGAAIFRKDLNFDRNRLFEEMGQASQNIDPIKLLLKDYGDYALPIRTNVAFIRQLETIVKKSSFIAENHPDVLADFADIIGGKYAVTRNDQLYYEPKGKRMKLSMDESSSAVRSLLDISFYLRHEAQSGDLLMVDEPELNLHPENQRRVARLFARLVNLGIKVFITTHSDYIIKELNTLIMLNHDKPHLKRIAQEEGYRQEELICSEKIKVYIAEEALIIPEGKNRKTKCQTLTPANIDPELGIEARSFDKTIETMNRIQEAIVWGQD; this is encoded by the coding sequence ATGAAAATTAAAGTCAAAAATCTTGGTGCTTTAAAGCAAGCCGAATTCACAGTTGGCGACCTGACAATCATTTGTGGCTGCAATAATACTGGTAAGACCTATGCTACTTATGCGTTATTTGGCTTTTTGTCTACTTGGCGAGATAGGTTTTCAATCGAAATTAATGCTGACAAGATTGACCTGCTTCTTGCTGACGGTGTAGTTCTTCTTGATATACAAGAGTATGTCGAACAGACTGAGCAGATTGTTGCTCAAGGTTGTCAGGCATATACCAGGGAATTACCAAAGATTTTTGCAGCACCCGCTGAACGATTTAAAGAAACAGAGTTTCAGGTGAATCTGGACATACAAAATATTAGTTTAGCAAGCAGATTTAATCGGGAAATTGCCTCTGGCGAAGCATCACTTTTCTCTATTACCAAAAGTAAAGAAAGCACAGAATTAGTCGTAACTCTGCTGGTTGAAAAAGAGAAAGTAAAAATACCTACTAATATTCTTAAGCGCATCATTGGCGAAGCACTAAAGGATATTATTTTTGCTCAGTTTCTTCCTAACCCTTTCATCGCTAGTAGTGAACGAACTGGTGCTGCAATTTTTCGCAAAGACTTGAATTTCGACCGTAATCGCTTGTTTGAAGAAATGGGTCAGGCTAGTCAAAATATTGATCCAATAAAACTTCTACTTAAAGATTATGGAGATTATGCCCTGCCGATAAGGACGAATGTGGCTTTTATTCGGCAACTTGAAACCATCGTCAAAAAAAGCAGTTTCATTGCTGAGAACCATCCGGATGTGTTGGCTGATTTCGCCGATATCATTGGTGGTAAATACGCTGTCACCCGTAATGATCAACTTTATTATGAACCGAAGGGCAAACGGATGAAGCTTTCTATGGATGAAAGTTCTAGCGCCGTGCGTTCTTTACTAGATATAAGCTTTTACTTGAGACATGAGGCTCAGTCTGGCGATTTATTGATGGTGGATGAACCTGAACTGAATCTACACCCCGAAAATCAGCGCCGTGTCGCCCGGCTTTTTGCTCGATTAGTAAACCTCGGTATTAAGGTTTTCATCACTACTCACAGCGACTATATCATCAAAGAGCTGAATACGCTGATCATGCTCAACCATGACAAACCCCATCTCAAACGAATTGCCCAAGAAGAAGGTTATCGGCAAGAGGAACTGATCTGTTCTGAAAAAATCAAAGTCTATATCGCTGAAGAAGCACTGATAATACCAGAGGGTAAAAACAGAAAAACTAAATGCCAAACTCTGACACCTGCCAATATCGATCCAGAACTAGGTATTGAAGCCCGTAGCTTTGATAAAACCATTGAAACGATGAACCGAATTCAGGAAGCGATTGTTTGGGGTCAGGATTAA
- a CDS encoding DUF433 domain-containing protein translates to MSVVTAKSYVEYRQDAYWIAGTRISLDSIVYAFQKGLSPESIVNSFPLLTLEQVYGAIAFYLANRADIDAYLVAEEAAFDTMPQPLQTADPALYNKLMAAKAARQQVES, encoded by the coding sequence ATGTCAGTTGTAACAGCTAAATCTTACGTAGAATATCGTCAAGACGCTTATTGGATTGCAGGAACTCGAATTTCCCTGGACTCCATCGTCTATGCTTTCCAAAAAGGATTATCCCCTGAAAGTATTGTCAATTCTTTTCCGTTACTAACACTTGAACAAGTTTATGGAGCGATCGCATTTTATCTAGCCAATCGTGCTGATATTGATGCTTATTTAGTAGCTGAGGAAGCAGCATTTGATACTATGCCTCAACCACTACAAACTGCCGATCCTGCTTTGTACAACAAGCTGATGGCAGCCAAGGCAGCAAGACAGCAAGTAGAATCGTGA
- a CDS encoding DUF5615 family PIN-like protein, translated as MVNISYQADADLNQAIVTGVLRREPSIDFQTALAAGLEGLKDSEVLAIAAQQGRILVTHDRKTMPLEFAEFITSNHSAGVIIVSQKLAVEVVIEELLMIWAISTAEEWGDRIAKLPL; from the coding sequence ATCGTGAATATTAGCTACCAAGCTGATGCTGATTTGAATCAAGCGATCGTCACAGGAGTTCTGCGACGAGAACCCAGCATTGACTTCCAAACTGCCTTGGCTGCTGGGTTAGAAGGTTTAAAAGATTCTGAAGTATTAGCGATCGCAGCACAGCAGGGACGTATCCTCGTCACCCATGATCGTAAAACAATGCCATTAGAGTTTGCCGAGTTCATCACCAGCAATCATAGTGCAGGAGTTATTATTGTTTCTCAAAAGCTAGCAGTTGAAGTCGTTATTGAAGAACTGCTGATGATTTGGGCGATATCCACCGCCGAGGAGTGGGGCGATCGGATTGCAAAGCTGCCTCTGTGA
- a CDS encoding Uma2 family endonuclease has protein sequence MVKTPSKTLTLEEFLKLPETKPASEYIDGQIIQKSMPQGEHSTIQGELIITINGVTKPQKIARAFPELRCIFAGRAIVPDVSVFLWDRIPRNENGGVANIFALAPDWIIEILSPEQSQSKVIAKILHSLKHGTQMGWLIDPSERVVFVYFSNQPPELFDEAEQVIPVPSFASELQLTVGNLFGWLLE, from the coding sequence ATGGTAAAGACACCATCTAAAACTTTGACATTAGAGGAGTTTCTCAAACTACCAGAAACTAAACCTGCTAGTGAGTACATTGATGGTCAGATTATTCAGAAATCCATGCCACAGGGTGAACACAGTACAATTCAAGGTGAACTAATTATTACCATCAATGGAGTCACTAAGCCGCAGAAAATTGCGCGGGCTTTTCCAGAGTTGCGCTGCATTTTTGCAGGACGTGCGATTGTCCCAGATGTATCTGTGTTTCTTTGGGATAGAATTCCTCGAAATGAAAATGGGGGTGTGGCAAATATTTTTGCACTAGCACCCGATTGGATTATTGAAATCCTTTCTCCTGAGCAAAGCCAAAGTAAAGTCATTGCTAAAATATTGCATTCTTTGAAGCATGGCACTCAAATGGGTTGGTTGATTGACCCAAGCGAAAGAGTAGTATTTGTATATTTCTCAAACCAGCCACCAGAGTTGTTTGATGAGGCAGAGCAGGTAATTCCTGTGCCATCTTTTGCAAGTGAGTTACAGCTTACGGTAGGTAATTTATTCGGTTGGCTATTAGAGTAG
- a CDS encoding PIN domain-containing protein: MYLLDTDVLIDIQRGHAPAITWFASLPELPSVPGFVVMELIQDAQNKQQLRNALKLVTPLPIVWSTEADLTRALSDFTAYHLSHSLGLLDALIGACAVGRGATLCTFNIKHYRVIPGLVMLQPYTR, from the coding sequence ATGTATCTATTAGATACTGACGTTTTGATTGATATTCAACGAGGTCATGCTCCTGCTATAACTTGGTTTGCCAGTCTACCAGAATTGCCCAGTGTGCCAGGCTTTGTGGTCATGGAACTGATTCAAGACGCTCAAAACAAGCAACAGCTGCGTAATGCCCTCAAACTTGTTACCCCGTTACCGATAGTATGGTCAACTGAGGCTGATTTGACTCGCGCCTTGTCAGACTTCACAGCCTACCATTTGTCACACAGTCTAGGTTTGTTAGATGCTTTGATAGGTGCTTGTGCTGTTGGCCGAGGCGCAACACTTTGTACATTTAACATCAAACATTACCGTGTTATTCCTGGTCTTGTCATGCTACAGCCTTATACACGCTAA
- a CDS encoding transposase — protein MERYQNGERTISIDEMTGIQATERLEKDLPMRPGKVERREFEYIRHGTQSLIASFDIATGQIVEPNCGNTRTEEDFVQHIRRIIESDPQAIKWHLIMDCLNTHQSESLVRFVAQKEDLNIDLGIKGKSGILKSMKSRAAFLSDQTHRIVFHYTPKHSSWLNQIEIWFSILVRKLLKRASFKSQDDLKTRILEFIDYFNQTMAKPFKWTYKGKVLAI, from the coding sequence ATTGAACGTTATCAAAACGGAGAGCGTACAATATCGATTGATGAAATGACTGGGATTCAGGCTACAGAGCGTTTAGAAAAAGATTTACCAATGCGACCGGGTAAGGTTGAAAGACGGGAGTTTGAGTATATTCGTCACGGTACACAAAGCTTAATTGCTAGTTTCGATATTGCCACTGGTCAAATTGTTGAACCAAATTGTGGAAACACAAGAACCGAAGAAGATTTTGTCCAACATATTCGTCGAATTATTGAAAGCGACCCTCAGGCAATCAAATGGCATTTGATTATGGACTGTCTTAATACTCACCAGTCGGAATCATTAGTTCGCTTTGTTGCACAAAAAGAAGATTTAAACATTGACCTTGGAATTAAGGGCAAAAGTGGCATTCTGAAATCGATGAAATCCCGTGCAGCTTTTTTGAGTGACCAAACACACCGAATTGTTTTCCATTACACACCCAAACATTCTTCTTGGCTCAACCAAATTGAAATTTGGTTCAGTATTTTGGTTCGCAAGTTACTCAAGCGTGCTAGCTTCAAAAGTCAGGATGACCTCAAAACCCGAATTCTCGAATTTATCGATTACTTTAATCAAACAATGGCTAAACCTTTTAAGTGGACATATAAGGGTAAAGTGTTGGCTATCTAA
- a CDS encoding helix-turn-helix domain-containing protein: MARLAAKVLNLNESDRSQLQQLINRHNTAQQIVLRAKIILLASEGKNHGEIARLLDISLDMARLWRNRWLENSDKELSILQRLQDSERIGAPVKFSMEQVIELFALACSPPEDYGRSISHWTSRELADEIMKQGIIESISVRHVGRLLEEAELKPHQSRYWLTPPS; the protein is encoded by the coding sequence GTGGCACGATTAGCTGCAAAAGTATTAAATTTGAACGAGAGCGATCGCTCACAACTCCAACAGTTGATCAACCGACACAATACGGCGCAACAAATAGTACTACGTGCAAAAATAATTCTCCTAGCGTCAGAGGGGAAAAATCATGGCGAAATTGCTCGATTATTAGATATAAGTCTTGATATGGCTCGTTTATGGCGAAACCGATGGTTGGAAAATAGCGATAAAGAGTTGTCTATTTTGCAGAGATTACAAGACTCAGAGCGTATTGGCGCACCAGTAAAATTTAGTATGGAGCAAGTAATCGAACTATTCGCCCTTGCATGTTCACCACCCGAAGACTATGGACGATCAATAAGTCATTGGACATCAAGAGAACTAGCGGACGAAATCATGAAACAAGGTATCATTGAAAGCATATCTGTCCGCCATGTTGGAAGATTATTAGAAGAAGCAGAACTTAAACCCCACCAGAGCCGCTACTGGTTAACCCCCCCCTCTTGA
- a CDS encoding catalase: protein MSEDKKLTTTTGCPIFDNQNSITAGPRGPLLMQDVQLLEQMQQFNRERIPERVVHAKGSGAYGTFTVTRAIPEYTLAKFLSEVGKQTEVFLRFSTVAGERGAADAERDVRGFAVKFYTEEGNWDLVGNNTPVFFIRDPYKFGNFIHTQKRHPQTNLRDANMQWDFWSLNPESLHQVTILFSDRGLPASYRHMNGYGSHTLSFVNAAGERFWCKFHFKTRQGVKSITGEESANLIGIDRESHQRDLFEAIQRGEYPSWTVKIQIMTEEQAQTFKWNPFDLTKIWPHSEYPLIDIGILELNRNPVNYFAEVEQAAFSPSVFVPGIGPSPDKVLQARLMSYPDAQRYRIGTNYQQLPVNQPRCPVFHYQRDGALSTGYGGSSPNYYPNSDSSTPKEAPEYREPGLALGDVVADRYESRDQDDYTQAGNLWRIFSEDEKNRTAKAIAGALSGARQDIQMRQLCHFFRADMDYGQRVAKALNIEIDPSFLQQNQQNNPQPVTA from the coding sequence ATGAGTGAAGATAAGAAGTTAACTACAACAACAGGGTGTCCAATTTTTGATAACCAGAATTCAATCACAGCAGGGCCGCGTGGCCCTTTGCTGATGCAGGATGTGCAACTGTTAGAGCAGATGCAGCAGTTCAACAGAGAGCGGATTCCAGAACGGGTAGTTCATGCTAAAGGTTCTGGTGCGTATGGAACATTCACTGTCACTCGTGCTATTCCTGAATACACCCTAGCCAAGTTTCTCTCGGAAGTAGGCAAGCAAACAGAAGTATTTTTGCGTTTCTCTACGGTGGCCGGAGAAAGAGGTGCCGCCGATGCTGAGCGCGATGTGCGAGGTTTTGCAGTTAAATTCTACACCGAAGAAGGCAACTGGGATTTGGTAGGTAACAACACACCAGTTTTCTTCATCCGTGATCCGTATAAATTTGGCAATTTCATTCACACCCAAAAGCGTCACCCTCAAACCAACCTGCGGGACGCTAACATGCAGTGGGATTTTTGGTCATTAAACCCGGAGTCGCTGCACCAGGTGACAATATTGTTTAGCGATCGCGGTTTGCCTGCTAGTTATCGCCACATGAATGGCTATGGTAGCCACACATTGTCTTTTGTGAATGCAGCAGGTGAGCGGTTCTGGTGCAAATTCCATTTCAAGACCCGTCAGGGGGTTAAAAGTATCACAGGAGAAGAATCTGCCAATCTCATCGGTATTGACCGCGAATCACACCAGCGGGATCTATTTGAAGCGATTCAACGAGGCGAGTATCCGAGTTGGACGGTGAAAATCCAAATCATGACTGAAGAACAAGCTCAAACCTTTAAGTGGAACCCGTTCGACTTGACTAAGATTTGGCCTCACAGTGAGTATCCGTTGATAGATATTGGTATTCTGGAGCTAAACCGCAATCCTGTAAACTATTTTGCAGAAGTCGAGCAGGCAGCGTTTAGTCCTTCCGTATTTGTACCAGGTATTGGCCCCAGCCCTGACAAAGTGTTACAGGCACGGCTGATGTCCTATCCAGATGCTCAGCGTTACCGCATTGGCACCAACTACCAGCAATTGCCCGTAAATCAGCCTCGCTGTCCAGTCTTTCATTATCAAAGGGATGGTGCTTTGTCCACAGGCTACGGTGGCAGCAGCCCCAATTATTATCCTAACAGCGACAGCAGCACCCCTAAAGAAGCGCCTGAATACCGCGAGCCTGGGTTAGCTCTTGGTGATGTAGTTGCCGATCGCTATGAATCTCGCGATCAGGATGATTATACCCAAGCAGGTAATCTCTGGCGAATATTCTCTGAAGATGAGAAAAATCGGACAGCCAAAGCGATCGCAGGAGCTTTGAGTGGAGCTAGGCAAGATATCCAAATGCGGCAACTGTGTCACTTCTTCCGGGCTGATATGGATTACGGTCAGCGTGTGGCTAAGGCATTGAACATTGAGATTGATCCTAGTTTCTTACAACAGAACCAACAGAACAACCCTCAGCCTGTAACAGCTTAA
- the yidD gene encoding membrane protein insertion efficiency factor YidD, protein MKLLFIWLIRGYRMFISPLFPPTCRFQPTCSTYAIQAIERFGAWRGGWMAVRRILRCHPFHPGGYDPVPEKVVKVTHCCSHTHLDSEKNTTQQTNTSE, encoded by the coding sequence ATGAAACTATTATTCATTTGGTTGATTAGGGGCTACAGAATGTTTATTTCGCCGCTGTTTCCCCCTACTTGTCGCTTTCAACCAACTTGTTCTACGTATGCTATCCAAGCAATTGAAAGATTTGGAGCATGGCGCGGTGGGTGGATGGCGGTGCGGCGCATCTTGCGTTGTCATCCATTTCATCCGGGTGGTTATGACCCAGTGCCAGAAAAAGTAGTAAAAGTTACTCATTGTTGTAGTCACACGCATTTGGATTCTGAGAAAAATACAACACAACAGACCAATACCAGCGAATAA
- a CDS encoding phosphatidate cytidylyltransferase, translating to MLTSVPGLIPIPSLWLQITIVAVWVLLILLIAWVIKRFATDDPEIVRKIVHIGTGNVILLAWWLDVPASVGITASIVASAITLLSYRFPILPGINSVGRQSLGTFFYAVSIGILIAWFWHLQQPQYAAIGIMVMAWGDGLAALIGQNFGKHKYKVFGSQKSWEGSLTMTLVSYLVSSLILLSVEGNVWQTWVVSLAIALVATGLEAVSLLGVDNLTVPLGSAAIAFALIQLLSLN from the coding sequence TTGTTGACTTCAGTTCCCGGCTTAATCCCAATTCCATCTTTGTGGCTGCAAATCACGATAGTTGCAGTTTGGGTATTACTCATCCTCCTAATCGCATGGGTCATAAAGCGCTTCGCCACCGATGATCCAGAAATAGTACGAAAGATTGTTCATATTGGTACTGGCAACGTAATTTTGCTTGCTTGGTGGCTCGATGTGCCTGCGAGTGTAGGCATTACAGCTTCAATTGTCGCCAGTGCCATCACTTTGTTATCATACCGATTTCCTATTCTCCCTGGCATTAACAGCGTCGGTCGCCAGAGTCTAGGGACATTTTTCTATGCTGTTAGTATTGGCATTTTAATTGCTTGGTTTTGGCACTTACAACAGCCACAGTATGCAGCCATCGGAATTATGGTTATGGCATGGGGAGATGGGCTAGCGGCTCTGATTGGGCAAAATTTTGGTAAACATAAGTATAAAGTCTTTGGCAGTCAAAAAAGTTGGGAAGGCTCCTTAACTATGACCTTGGTCAGCTACTTGGTCAGTAGTTTGATTTTACTGAGTGTAGAAGGTAACGTCTGGCAGACATGGGTAGTATCGCTAGCGATCGCTCTAGTGGCTACTGGCTTAGAAGCAGTATCTTTATTAGGTGTAGATAATTTGACAGTACCTTTAGGCAGTGCAGCTATTGCCTTTGCATTGATTCAGCTATTATCACTCAACTAA
- a CDS encoding HlyD family efflux transporter periplasmic adaptor subunit, which produces MNTLHQEENNWHRLNEPILEQLPEIEAHEFLPHIGKWTNIGTGVLLTIFVVGISLTSVLNYKVTVKVPGTIRPVGELRVVESAISGSVQKIEVKDNQIVTQGEAIAYVDDSRLRTQKTQLENNIQQSQLQLNQIDAQISEINTQIAAQTNLISRTIIAAQAQLGGSQRNYEDEQIKATADMTQAQAALALAKVQRERLQREKVLTATVEETEAALTLAKVQRNRLQREKFLTATLQEAETALTLAKVQKDRLQQDKLLTATLQEAQAALTLAKVQRDRLQPIVASGAISRNLFEEKEQAVKSAQAKLEQAKANAKNLMEEKEQAVKSAQAKLEQAKANAKNLTEEKEQAVKSAQAKLEQAKANAKNLMEEKDQALQIAQTNLEKAKTAINPSHASVIVASERIRQEQAQGEATLAALKKERETLFQQRLEFFKQLDRTRKELQQVENDLSKSVIRSPITGTLLQLKLRNPGQVVQPTEAIAQIAPLDAPMLIKALVPAQDIDKVKVGQQVQMQVSACPYPDYGTLKGTVKTVAPDALPVERNNLIASVPQVKAYEVTIEPQTIYVGRSDRQCDLKPGMEGRADIISRQETVLHFILRKARLITDI; this is translated from the coding sequence GTGAACACCCTACATCAAGAGGAAAATAACTGGCATAGGTTAAATGAACCGATTTTAGAACAACTGCCAGAAATTGAAGCTCATGAATTTCTCCCCCATATCGGTAAATGGACAAATATTGGCACAGGCGTACTGCTAACTATCTTTGTGGTAGGAATTAGCCTCACATCGGTTCTGAATTACAAAGTTACAGTCAAAGTACCTGGAACTATTCGACCTGTAGGAGAACTGCGGGTTGTTGAGTCTGCCATTTCTGGAAGTGTTCAAAAAATCGAGGTTAAAGACAATCAAATAGTAACCCAAGGAGAAGCCATTGCTTATGTTGATGATTCCCGCCTTCGGACTCAAAAAACCCAATTAGAAAACAATATTCAGCAGAGTCAATTACAGCTAAATCAAATTGATGCTCAAATTAGTGAAATCAATACTCAGATTGCAGCCCAGACAAATTTAATTAGCCGCACGATTATAGCTGCACAAGCTCAGCTAGGTGGTAGTCAACGCAACTATGAAGATGAGCAAATTAAAGCTACAGCAGATATGACACAAGCACAAGCAGCTTTGGCCTTAGCCAAAGTGCAACGAGAACGATTACAGCGAGAAAAAGTCTTAACAGCAACTGTGGAAGAAACAGAAGCAGCCTTGACTTTAGCAAAAGTACAAAGAAACAGATTGCAGCGTGAAAAATTCTTAACAGCAACCTTGCAAGAAGCAGAAACAGCTTTGACTTTAGCCAAAGTGCAAAAAGACAGATTGCAGCAAGACAAACTTTTAACAGCAACCTTGCAAGAAGCACAAGCAGCTTTGACCTTAGCCAAGGTACAACGAGACAGATTGCAGCCGATAGTGGCATCGGGAGCAATTTCTCGGAATTTATTTGAAGAAAAAGAACAAGCGGTGAAATCTGCACAGGCCAAGCTAGAACAAGCTAAAGCTAATGCGAAAAATCTCATGGAGGAAAAGGAACAAGCGGTGAAATCTGCACAGGCCAAGCTAGAACAAGCTAAAGCTAACGCTAAAAATCTCACGGAGGAAAAAGAACAAGCGGTGAAATCTGCACAAGCCAAGCTAGAACAAGCTAAAGCTAACGCTAAAAATCTCATGGAGGAAAAAGACCAAGCCTTGCAAATCGCCCAAACGAACCTAGAAAAGGCGAAAACTGCCATCAATCCTAGTCATGCTTCTGTCATTGTGGCATCTGAACGGATTAGGCAAGAACAGGCACAAGGTGAGGCTACCTTAGCCGCTTTGAAAAAAGAAAGAGAAACTCTGTTTCAGCAACGCCTAGAATTTTTCAAGCAACTCGATCGCACTCGCAAAGAACTACAACAAGTAGAAAATGATTTGAGTAAGAGTGTAATTCGATCGCCAATCACAGGTACTTTACTGCAACTCAAACTTCGTAATCCTGGACAAGTAGTACAACCAACTGAAGCTATTGCTCAAATTGCTCCCCTTGATGCGCCAATGCTGATCAAGGCCCTAGTACCAGCTCAAGATATTGACAAGGTAAAAGTAGGTCAACAAGTGCAGATGCAGGTTTCTGCTTGTCCTTATCCAGACTACGGCACCCTCAAGGGAACGGTGAAAACAGTTGCACCGGATGCCTTACCTGTGGAAAGAAACAACCTAATTGCCAGCGTTCCACAAGTTAAAGCCTACGAAGTAACTATTGAGCCACAAACTATTTACGTAGGTAGAAGCGATCGCCAGTGTGATCTCAAACCTGGGATGGAAGGTAGAGCTGATATTATTTCCCGTCAGGAAACAGTACTTCACTTTATTCTGCGAAAAGCGAGATTAATCACAGATATTTAA